One genomic window of Streptomyces spiramyceticus includes the following:
- a CDS encoding UbiA family prenyltransferase, which produces MTPSSTLGAWAELLRVSALFTVPGDAMAGAASIGVRPDRGTALAVGASLCLYEAGMALNDWADREEDAVDRPHRPIPSGRITPPAALAASAALTATGLMLAAGAGRPALAVASTLAATVWAYDLGLKHTPAASATMATARALDLLLGAAATGRGRGPLKAPPQPAPSRTVAPPRPPAVNRRTVWSAAGYGGGARKAVAAAGVGLGLGLGLVPAHQGLRDAGCSATPAVDGGGAALALRRLTSPGTLAAAAMLGAHTYAVTEVSRREAHGGSTAAPLAALAAATVLAALAARQRTPEAAPTLRREAAAPGGTGPSAPTFTPARCGGPEGPGGLRPVPGRAGSGEIPHPQPDPANQRWWPRVGAGSAPVPEPSCPWPLVDLARGPGVVVPGGAGWWPRVGARSAPVPDPSCPRPLADLARGPGAVVPGGAGWWPRVGARSAPVPDPSCPWPLVDLARGPGAVVRRGAGWGPRVGTGVTLTPAPNPSPHKAIRIAARIAARLATPAALAAAAYFRTAARPLLHAALNPSPPLTQRAVGGGIRAMIPLQAALAARSGAVGTGAAVMGLVPLARKLSRKVSPT; this is translated from the coding sequence GTGACGCCCTCCTCCACGCTCGGCGCATGGGCGGAACTCCTGCGCGTCTCGGCCCTGTTCACCGTCCCGGGGGACGCTATGGCGGGTGCGGCCTCCATCGGCGTACGGCCCGACCGGGGCACCGCACTGGCCGTCGGGGCTTCGCTGTGCCTGTACGAGGCGGGCATGGCCCTGAACGACTGGGCGGACCGCGAGGAGGACGCGGTGGACCGCCCGCACCGCCCGATCCCCTCGGGCCGCATCACCCCGCCGGCCGCCCTTGCGGCGTCCGCAGCCCTGACCGCGACGGGCCTGATGCTGGCGGCGGGTGCGGGCCGCCCTGCGCTGGCGGTGGCAAGCACACTGGCGGCCACGGTCTGGGCGTACGACCTGGGCCTGAAGCACACCCCGGCGGCCTCGGCCACGATGGCCACGGCGCGGGCCCTGGACCTGCTCCTGGGCGCGGCGGCCACGGGAAGGGGGCGCGGTCCGCTGAAGGCCCCACCCCAACCCGCTCCTTCCCGAACCGTGGCGCCGCCCCGGCCCCCGGCCGTCAACCGCCGGACGGTCTGGTCGGCCGCAGGTTACGGCGGCGGGGCGCGGAAGGCAGTGGCTGCGGCCGGCGTCGGCCTTGGCCTTGGCCTTGGCCTGGTACCGGCCCACCAGGGGTTGAGGGACGCGGGGTGCTCCGCGACACCCGCCGTTGACGGCGGCGGGGCGGCACTCGCGCTGCGCCGCCTCACGTCACCCGGCACGCTGGCCGCCGCCGCGATGCTCGGCGCGCACACCTACGCCGTTACGGAAGTCTCGCGCCGCGAGGCGCACGGCGGCTCGACGGCGGCACCCCTTGCCGCTCTGGCAGCGGCCACGGTGCTGGCCGCCCTGGCCGCCCGCCAACGCACTCCTGAGGCTGCCCCGACCCTGCGGCGCGAAGCTGCCGCGCCCGGGGGCACGGGGCCGTCGGCCCCCACGTTCACTCCCGCCAGGTGTGGGGGGCCTGAGGGGCCTGGGGGCTTGCGCCCAGTTCCGGGAAGGGCAGGGTCAGGGGAAATTCCGCACCCACAGCCCGACCCCGCGAACCAACGCTGGTGGCCCCGGGTTGGCGCGGGGTCCGCACCCGTTCCTGAACCGTCCTGCCCCTGGCCACTGGTCGACCTTGCGCGCGGCCCCGGTGTGGTGGTGCCCGGGGGTGCCGGTTGGTGGCCCCGGGTTGGCGCAAGGTCCGCGCCCGTTCCCGATCCGTCCTGCCCCCGGCCACTGGCCGACCTTGCGCGCGGCCCCGGTGCGGTGGTGCCCGGGGGTGCCGGTTGGTGGCCCCGGGTTGGCGCAAGGTCCGCGCCCGTTCCCGATCCGTCCTGCCCCTGGCCACTGGTCGACCTTGCGCGCGGCCCAGGTGCGGTGGTGCGCCGGGGCGCGGGTTGGGGGCCCCGGGTTGGCACAGGGGTCACACTCACCCCCGCACCCAACCCCTCCCCGCACAAAGCGATCCGCATCGCCGCCCGCATCGCCGCCCGCCTCGCAACCCCTGCCGCCCTCGCGGCCGCCGCCTATTTCCGCACCGCCGCCAGACCCCTCCTCCACGCCGCGCTCAATCCCTCCCCACCCCTCACCCAGCGCGCCGTGGGCGGCGGGATCCGGGCCATGATCCCGTTGCAGGCCGCCCTCGCGGCCCGCAGCGGCGCGGTCGGTACCGGGGCGGCGGTCATGGGGCTCGTACCCCTCGCCCGGAAGCTCTCGCGAAAGGTGAGCCCCACATGA
- a CDS encoding sugar phosphate isomerase/epimerase family protein — translation MTGAIAPIRFGYGTNGLTDLRLDDALALLADLGYDGVGLTLDHMHLDPLAPELAARTGRVARRLAQLGLGVTVETGARYVLDPRRKHGPSLLDPDPEGRAARVGLLVTAVRVAADLGAHAVHCFSGVTPEGTPADTAWQRLTEAMAPVIDAAATVGVPLAVEPEPGHLLSTLADFHHLRRALGDPAPLGLTLDIGHCQCLEPAPPADCVREAAPWLRHVQIEDMRRGVHEHLPFGEGEIDFPPVLDALAATGYQGLTVVELPRHSHAGPDLAERSIRFLRAAESRVCDRHAARAGGERC, via the coding sequence ATGACCGGCGCCATCGCCCCGATCCGCTTCGGCTACGGCACCAACGGCCTCACCGACCTCCGCCTCGACGACGCCCTCGCCCTCCTCGCCGACCTCGGCTACGACGGCGTCGGACTGACCCTCGACCACATGCACCTCGACCCCCTCGCCCCCGAACTTGCCGCCCGCACCGGCCGAGTGGCGCGCAGACTGGCGCAACTCGGCCTGGGCGTCACCGTCGAGACCGGCGCACGGTACGTCCTCGACCCCCGCCGCAAGCACGGCCCGTCCCTGCTCGACCCGGACCCCGAAGGCCGCGCCGCCCGCGTCGGCTTGCTCGTCACCGCCGTACGGGTCGCCGCAGACCTGGGGGCCCACGCCGTTCACTGCTTCAGCGGTGTCACCCCCGAGGGGACCCCGGCCGACACCGCCTGGCAGCGGCTGACGGAGGCCATGGCCCCGGTCATCGATGCCGCCGCCACCGTCGGCGTACCGCTCGCCGTCGAGCCCGAACCCGGCCACCTCCTCTCCACCCTCGCCGACTTCCATCACCTGCGCCGCGCCCTGGGCGACCCGGCTCCCCTCGGCCTCACTCTCGACATCGGCCACTGCCAGTGCCTGGAACCGGCCCCGCCCGCCGACTGCGTACGCGAAGCCGCCCCCTGGCTTCGGCACGTCCAGATCGAGGACATGCGCCGGGGGGTCCACGAGCATCTGCCTTTCGGCGAGGGCGAGATCGACTTCCCGCCCGTCCTGGACGCACTGGCCGCCACCGGCTACCAGGGCCTGACGGTCGTCGAACTGCCCCGCCACTCACACGCGGGACCCGACCTGGCCGAGCGCTCCATCCGTTTCCTGCGCGCGGCGGAGTCCCGGGTGTGCGACCGCCACGCCGCACGGGCAGGAGGCGAGCGATGCTGA
- a CDS encoding inositol-3-phosphate synthase: MTTQSDGTAAAATHTARTGVWFVGARGSVATTAVAGCAALAAGLHAAHGMVTESPPFEESGLAPLSSLVFGGHDTVSCPLPKRAEELEAGGVLPYGLASAVRSELAAAEREVRTGGPLPGDTRGEAELIDTFAAHLLDFAHRQCLDRVVVVNVASTEPAPAAGDLSLPPSSLYAAAALRAGCPYVNFTPSTGLHAAALQDAVAAGGLPHAGRDGKTGQTLLRSVLAPMFVQRALCVRAWSGTNLLGGGDGAALADPAAAAAKNAGKNRVLTDTLGALPEGNVHIDDVPALGDWKTAWDHIAFEGFLGSRMTLQTTWQGCDSALAAPLVLDLARLLARAHEVGISGPLPELGFYFKDPDGGAPAALAEQYEALLGFAARLREAR; this comes from the coding sequence GTGACCACCCAATCCGACGGGACAGCAGCGGCCGCGACGCACACGGCACGGACCGGAGTGTGGTTCGTCGGAGCACGTGGCTCCGTTGCCACGACCGCCGTCGCGGGGTGCGCGGCCCTCGCAGCGGGGCTCCACGCGGCGCACGGCATGGTCACCGAGAGCCCGCCGTTCGAGGAAAGCGGCCTCGCTCCGCTGTCCTCGCTCGTCTTCGGCGGACACGACACGGTGAGCTGCCCGCTGCCCAAACGGGCCGAGGAACTGGAGGCGGGCGGCGTCCTGCCGTACGGGCTGGCCTCGGCGGTACGCAGTGAACTGGCGGCGGCGGAGCGGGAGGTAAGGACGGGTGGCCCGCTTCCCGGCGACACGCGTGGCGAAGCGGAACTCATCGACACCTTCGCCGCGCACCTGCTCGACTTCGCGCACAGGCAGTGCCTGGACCGGGTGGTCGTGGTCAACGTCGCCTCGACGGAGCCGGCGCCGGCGGCGGGCGACCTCTCCCTCCCGCCCAGCTCCCTGTACGCGGCCGCCGCGCTCCGGGCCGGCTGCCCGTACGTCAACTTCACCCCCTCCACCGGGCTGCACGCCGCAGCCCTCCAGGATGCTGTCGCGGCCGGCGGACTTCCCCACGCGGGCCGCGACGGCAAGACGGGCCAGACGCTGCTCCGTTCCGTACTCGCCCCGATGTTCGTGCAGCGTGCCCTGTGCGTACGGGCGTGGTCCGGCACGAACCTGCTGGGCGGCGGCGACGGAGCGGCGCTGGCCGACCCGGCCGCGGCGGCGGCCAAGAACGCGGGCAAGAACCGCGTCCTGACCGACACTCTGGGCGCCCTTCCCGAGGGCAACGTCCACATCGACGACGTACCGGCGCTGGGTGACTGGAAGACGGCCTGGGACCACATCGCCTTCGAGGGCTTCCTCGGCTCGCGGATGACGCTCCAGACGACGTGGCAGGGCTGCGACTCGGCGCTGGCGGCGCCGCTGGTCCTGGACCTGGCCCGGCTGCTGGCCCGTGCCCATGAGGTGGGCATCTCGGGCCCGCTCCCGGAGCTGGGCTTCTACTTCAAGGACCCGGACGGCGGTGCACCGGCGGCGCTGGCGGAACAGTACGAGGCGCTGCTCGGCTTCGCGGCCCGCCTGCGGGAGGCCCGGTGA
- a CDS encoding TatD family hydrolase: MRIFDPHIHMISRTTDDYEAMYAAGVRAVVEPSFWLGQPRTSPASFFDYFDALLGWEPFRASQYGIAHHCTLALNPKEANDPRCTPVLDELPRYLVKDSVVAVGEIGYDSMTPAEDTALAAQLQLAADHGLPALVHTPHRDKLAGLHRTIDVIRESNLPPGRVLLDHLNETTVKAATDSGCWLGFSIYPDTKMDEDRMVAVIKDHGTEKVLVNSAADWGKSDPLKTRKVGDALLAAGFTEDDVDQVLWRNPVAFYGLSGRLRLDVSEAPEPLHEGNSILRGGE; the protein is encoded by the coding sequence ATGCGCATCTTCGACCCCCACATCCACATGATCTCCCGCACCACGGACGACTACGAGGCGATGTACGCCGCCGGTGTGCGCGCCGTCGTGGAGCCGTCCTTCTGGTTGGGCCAGCCCCGCACCTCGCCCGCCAGCTTCTTCGACTACTTCGACGCACTCCTCGGCTGGGAGCCGTTCCGAGCCTCCCAGTACGGCATCGCCCACCACTGCACGCTCGCCCTCAACCCCAAAGAGGCGAACGACCCCCGCTGCACCCCCGTTCTCGACGAACTGCCCCGCTACCTCGTCAAGGACTCCGTCGTAGCCGTCGGCGAGATCGGCTACGACTCCATGACCCCCGCCGAGGACACCGCCCTTGCCGCCCAGCTCCAACTCGCCGCCGACCACGGCCTGCCCGCCCTCGTCCACACCCCGCACCGGGACAAACTCGCCGGTCTCCACCGCACCATCGACGTCATCCGCGAATCGAACCTCCCCCCGGGCCGCGTCCTCCTCGATCACCTCAATGAAACAACCGTAAAGGCCGCCACTGACAGCGGCTGCTGGCTCGGCTTCTCCATCTACCCCGACACGAAGATGGACGAGGACCGCATGGTCGCGGTCATCAAGGACCACGGCACCGAAAAGGTACTGGTCAACTCGGCCGCGGACTGGGGAAAGAGCGACCCGCTCAAGACCCGCAAGGTCGGCGACGCCCTGCTCGCCGCCGGCTTCACCGAGGACGACGTCGACCAGGTCCTCTGGCGCAACCCCGTCGCTTTCTACGGCCTCAGCGGTCGCCTCCGCCTCGACGTGTCCGAAGCCCCGGAGCCCCTCCACGAGGGCAATTCCATCCTTCGCGGCGGAGAATGA
- the eboE gene encoding metabolite traffic protein EboE, whose product MRFRHPDGSTVHLAYCTNVHPAETLDGVLAQLRDHCEPVRRRLGRDRIGIGLWLAKDAAHALITDPAALRGLRAELDRRGLEVVTLNGFPYEGFGAEEVKYRVYKPDWTDPERLAHTTDLARLLAALLADDVTEGTISTLPLAWRTHFDATGADTARAALTTLAERLDTLEELTGKSIRIGLEPEPGCTVETTADAIGPLTALASRRIGICIDTCHLATSFEDPATALDALTAAGVTIPKAQLSAALHAEHPHLPEVREALAAFAEPRFLHQTRTATAAGLRGTDDLDEALAGTALPDGAPWRAHFHVPLHAPPAPPLTSTLPVLQDTLARLVGGPAPLTRHLEVETYTWQALPPELRPRTRAQLADGIAAELTLARDLLVDLGLKELP is encoded by the coding sequence ATGCGCTTCCGTCACCCCGACGGCTCCACCGTCCACCTCGCGTACTGCACCAACGTCCACCCCGCCGAAACCCTCGACGGCGTACTCGCCCAGCTCCGCGACCACTGCGAGCCCGTACGCCGACGCCTCGGCCGGGACCGCATTGGCATCGGCCTGTGGCTGGCGAAGGACGCCGCGCACGCCCTGATCACCGACCCGGCGGCGCTGCGCGGCCTGCGCGCCGAGCTGGACCGGCGCGGCCTCGAAGTCGTCACCCTCAACGGCTTCCCGTACGAAGGATTCGGCGCCGAAGAGGTCAAGTACCGCGTGTACAAGCCGGACTGGACCGACCCCGAGCGCCTCGCCCACACCACCGACCTCGCCCGACTGCTGGCCGCCCTGCTCGCCGACGACGTCACCGAAGGCACCATCTCCACCCTCCCGCTCGCCTGGCGCACCCACTTCGACGCGACCGGTGCCGACACCGCCCGCGCGGCCCTCACCACGCTCGCCGAACGCCTCGACACCCTGGAGGAGCTGACAGGCAAGTCCATCCGCATCGGCCTGGAACCCGAACCCGGCTGCACCGTCGAGACCACCGCCGACGCCATCGGCCCGCTCACCGCGCTCGCGTCCCGCCGCATCGGCATCTGCATCGACACCTGCCACCTCGCCACCTCCTTCGAGGACCCCGCGACCGCCCTCGACGCGCTCACCGCCGCCGGCGTCACCATCCCCAAGGCCCAGCTGTCCGCCGCCCTGCACGCCGAACACCCCCACCTGCCCGAAGTACGCGAAGCCCTCGCCGCCTTCGCCGAGCCCCGCTTCCTCCACCAGACCCGCACCGCCACAGCCGCCGGCCTGCGCGGCACCGACGACCTCGACGAGGCGCTCGCCGGTACGGCGCTCCCCGACGGCGCCCCCTGGCGTGCCCACTTCCACGTCCCCCTTCATGCCCCGCCCGCCCCACCGCTCACCTCCACCCTGCCCGTACTCCAGGACACGCTCGCCCGCCTCGTCGGCGGCCCGGCCCCGCTCACCCGTCACCTGGAGGTGGAGACGTACACCTGGCAGGCACTCCCGCCCGAGCTGCGCCCCCGTACCCGGGCCCAGCTCGCGGACGGCATCGCCGCCGAACTCACCCTCGCCCGCGACCTCCTGGTCGACCTCGGACTCAAGGAGCTGCCGTGA
- a CDS encoding ThuA domain-containing protein, protein MHRKRLNARRTLALLTSSLLAATSLTLATPATAADASVAAEDFQQVTLAKGEPETGEPMSLAVLPDRRVLHTSRDGELRMTDAAGNTRVIGTIPVYSHDEEGLQGIGIDPRFSENRRIYLYYAPPLDTPAGDAPNEGTDVEFAKYDGVNRLSRFVLKADGSLDNASEKKILDVPATRGICCHVGGDIDFDAQGNLYLSTGDDSNPFASDGFTPIDERPNRNPAYDARRTSGNTNDLRGKILRIKVNEDGSYAVPEGNLFAPGTARTRPEIYAMGFRNPFRFSVDKPTGILYVGDYGPDAGAADPKRGPAGQVEFARVTKPGNFGWPFCTGKNDAYVDYDFATKESGAKFDCAAPKNTSPHNTGLTDLPPAQEAWIPYDGGSVPEFGTGSESPMGGPVYRYDKDLDSPVKFPEAYDGDFFAGEFGRRWIKRIEQDANGAVQSINPVPWTGTQVMDSAFGPDGALYVLDYGTAWFGGNENSGLYRIENATSGHSPVAEAAADKTSGIAPLRVKFSSAGTADSDGDALTYSWAFGDGGTSTAAHPTYTYKKNGTYTATVTAKDTTGRTGSASVQVVVGNTAPKVTLEMPGDGQLFNFGDDVPFKVKVTDPEDGTVDCAKVKTTYILGHDSHGHPATSANGCTGTIKTPSDSSHDPNANIFAVFDAEYTDGGGGGQAPLTSHDQKVLQPKQRQAEHYSTQSGVAPQSKPTAHGGKTVGNISNGDWIAFKPYRVGDATSLTARVSSGGAGGTLEVRTGSPDGRLIGSTVVPVTGGWDVFQNVTTTIKRPPAGTTTLYLVFKGGAGALYDVDDFTFSTAKSDAIPKKRVLVFSKTAGFRHDSIGTGVTALKELGAERGIVVDATEEAKQFTRENLARYDAVAFLSTTGDVLNADQQTVFEQYVADGGGYMGIHAAADTEYDWKFYGGLVGAYFDSHPQIQPATVRVEDHDHPATAHLGSTWQRTDEWYNYRTNPREQARVLATLDETSYTGGNMKGDHPIAWCQPYEGGRSFYTGGGHTKESYAEPAFRKHLLGGMLYAAGITKADCTPSKDYRPIFNGETLDGWKQAGPGSFEIKDDRTLNSVGGMGMLWYQAKELTSYSLKLDWKTAGDDNSGIFVGFPASDDPWSAVNKGYEIQIDASDAPDRTTGSVYGFKAADIAARDAALNPPGEWNSYEIKVEGERLRIYLNGVKINDFTNTDPARSLAQGHIGIQNHGADDQVAFRNIKVKELAARSGS, encoded by the coding sequence GTGCACAGAAAACGGCTCAACGCACGCAGAACTCTCGCACTCCTCACCAGCAGCCTCCTGGCCGCCACATCACTCACCCTGGCAACCCCCGCCACCGCCGCAGACGCCTCCGTCGCGGCCGAGGACTTCCAGCAGGTCACCCTCGCCAAGGGCGAGCCCGAGACGGGCGAACCCATGTCGCTCGCGGTGCTCCCCGACCGCAGAGTCCTGCACACCTCACGCGACGGCGAGCTCCGGATGACCGATGCCGCCGGCAACACCCGCGTCATCGGCACGATCCCGGTCTACTCGCACGACGAAGAGGGCCTCCAGGGCATCGGCATCGACCCGAGGTTCAGCGAGAACCGGCGGATCTACCTCTACTACGCGCCCCCGCTGGACACCCCTGCGGGCGACGCCCCCAACGAAGGCACCGACGTCGAATTCGCCAAGTACGACGGCGTCAACCGGCTCTCCCGCTTCGTCCTCAAGGCCGACGGCAGCCTCGACAACGCCAGCGAGAAGAAGATCCTCGACGTACCCGCAACGCGTGGCATCTGCTGCCACGTCGGCGGCGACATCGACTTCGACGCGCAGGGCAACCTCTACCTGTCGACCGGCGACGACTCCAATCCCTTTGCCTCCGACGGCTTCACCCCCATCGACGAACGCCCGAACCGCAATCCGGCGTACGACGCACGCCGCACCTCCGGCAACACGAACGATCTGCGCGGGAAGATCCTCCGTATCAAGGTGAACGAGGACGGCTCGTACGCAGTTCCCGAAGGGAATCTCTTCGCCCCGGGAACCGCCAGAACGCGCCCCGAGATCTACGCCATGGGCTTCCGCAACCCCTTCCGCTTCAGCGTCGACAAGCCCACCGGCATCCTGTACGTCGGCGACTACGGCCCCGACGCCGGCGCCGCCGACCCCAAGCGCGGCCCGGCCGGACAGGTCGAGTTCGCCCGCGTCACCAAGCCCGGCAACTTCGGCTGGCCCTTCTGCACCGGCAAGAACGACGCCTACGTCGACTACGACTTCGCGACGAAGGAGTCCGGCGCCAAGTTCGACTGCGCCGCGCCCAAGAACACCTCGCCGCACAACACCGGACTGACCGACCTGCCGCCCGCGCAGGAGGCCTGGATCCCGTACGACGGCGGATCCGTCCCCGAGTTCGGCACCGGCTCCGAGTCCCCGATGGGCGGCCCCGTATACCGGTACGACAAGGACCTCGACTCCCCGGTGAAGTTCCCCGAGGCGTACGACGGCGACTTCTTCGCGGGCGAGTTCGGCAGGCGCTGGATCAAGCGCATAGAACAGGACGCCAACGGCGCCGTACAGTCCATCAACCCCGTCCCCTGGACCGGCACCCAGGTCATGGACTCCGCCTTCGGCCCCGACGGCGCGCTGTACGTCCTCGACTACGGCACTGCCTGGTTCGGCGGGAACGAGAACTCCGGGCTCTACCGCATCGAGAACGCCACCAGCGGCCACTCCCCGGTCGCCGAGGCCGCCGCCGACAAGACGTCCGGAATCGCCCCGCTGCGCGTGAAGTTCTCCTCGGCAGGGACAGCGGACTCCGACGGCGACGCACTGACCTACTCCTGGGCGTTCGGTGACGGCGGAACGTCGACCGCTGCCCACCCCACGTACACGTACAAGAAGAACGGCACGTACACCGCGACCGTGACCGCCAAGGACACCACCGGGCGTACAGGGTCGGCGAGCGTACAGGTCGTGGTCGGCAACACGGCGCCCAAGGTGACGCTCGAAATGCCCGGTGACGGGCAGCTGTTCAACTTCGGCGACGACGTGCCTTTCAAGGTGAAGGTCACCGACCCGGAGGACGGCACCGTCGACTGCGCCAAGGTCAAGACGACGTACATCCTCGGCCACGACAGTCACGGCCACCCGGCCACTTCGGCCAACGGCTGCACCGGCACCATCAAAACGCCGAGCGACAGCAGCCACGACCCGAACGCCAACATCTTCGCGGTCTTCGACGCCGAGTACACGGACGGCGGAGGCGGCGGCCAGGCCCCGCTGACCAGCCACGACCAGAAGGTGCTCCAGCCCAAGCAGCGCCAGGCCGAGCACTACTCCACCCAGAGCGGCGTGGCACCGCAGAGCAAGCCGACCGCGCACGGCGGCAAGACCGTCGGCAACATCAGCAACGGTGACTGGATCGCCTTCAAGCCCTACCGCGTCGGCGACGCCACCTCGCTCACCGCGCGCGTCTCGTCCGGCGGAGCGGGCGGCACCCTGGAGGTCCGTACCGGATCACCGGACGGCCGGCTCATCGGCTCCACCGTGGTCCCCGTGACCGGCGGCTGGGACGTCTTCCAGAACGTCACCACCACCATCAAGCGGCCCCCGGCCGGGACGACCACTCTCTACCTGGTCTTCAAAGGCGGCGCCGGAGCCCTCTACGACGTCGACGACTTCACCTTCTCCACGGCGAAGTCCGACGCGATCCCCAAGAAGCGGGTCCTGGTCTTCTCCAAGACCGCCGGATTCCGCCACGACTCCATCGGCACCGGCGTCACCGCGCTCAAGGAGCTCGGTGCCGAGCGCGGAATCGTCGTCGACGCCACCGAAGAGGCGAAGCAGTTCACCCGCGAGAACCTGGCGCGTTACGACGCGGTGGCGTTCCTCTCCACGACGGGTGACGTGCTCAACGCCGATCAGCAGACGGTCTTCGAGCAGTACGTCGCCGACGGCGGCGGCTACATGGGCATCCATGCCGCCGCCGACACCGAGTACGACTGGAAGTTCTACGGCGGACTCGTCGGCGCGTACTTCGACTCGCACCCGCAGATCCAGCCCGCGACCGTGCGCGTCGAGGACCACGACCACCCCGCCACCGCGCATCTCGGCTCCACCTGGCAGCGCACCGACGAGTGGTACAACTACCGCACCAACCCGCGTGAGCAGGCCCGCGTCCTGGCCACCCTCGACGAGACCAGTTACACCGGCGGGAACATGAAGGGCGACCATCCGATCGCCTGGTGCCAGCCGTACGAAGGCGGGCGTTCCTTCTACACCGGCGGCGGCCACACCAAGGAGTCGTACGCCGAACCGGCCTTCCGCAAGCACCTGCTGGGCGGAATGCTGTACGCCGCCGGGATCACCAAGGCCGACTGCACGCCCTCGAAGGACTACCGGCCGATCTTCAACGGCGAGACCCTCGACGGATGGAAGCAGGCGGGCCCCGGATCCTTCGAAATCAAGGACGACCGCACGCTGAACTCCGTCGGCGGCATGGGCATGCTCTGGTACCAGGCCAAGGAGCTCACGTCCTACTCCCTCAAGCTCGACTGGAAGACGGCCGGTGACGACAACTCCGGGATCTTCGTGGGCTTCCCGGCCTCCGACGACCCGTGGTCGGCCGTCAACAAGGGATACGAGATCCAGATCGACGCATCCGACGCCCCCGACCGCACCACCGGCTCGGTCTACGGCTTCAAGGCGGCGGACATCGCCGCACGCGACGCCGCGCTCAACCCGCCAGGGGAGTGGAACTCCTACGAGATCAAGGTCGAGGGAGAACGGCTCCGCATCTACCTCAACGGCGTGAAGATCAACGACTTCACGAACACCGATCCCGCGCGCAGCCTGGCCCAGGGCCACATCGGCATCCAGAACCACGGCGCCGACGACCAGGTCGCCTTCCGCAACATCAAGGTCAAGGAGCTCGCCGCGAGGAGTGGCTCCTAG
- a CDS encoding EboA domain-containing protein, which yields MLTELINSAPTPALQAALEARLAGASRAWLHEALAEAEAAAAAVAEAEAEAEAEAVSPRPADQWGLPTWERRFAEAGRHCRTVLVGQEGEDLADAARVLLLHAVQPDHATTTRLYSHGTAAERRAVLLALPHLGGLGDRALPLVEDALRTNDTRLVAAAVGPYAAEHLDQHAWRHAVLKCLFTGVPVDAVDGLPLRARHDAELARMLRDYAAERTAASRPVPDDLHRVLVLTAGPDLTAAAPTEES from the coding sequence ATGCTGACCGAGCTGATCAACAGTGCACCTACACCCGCCCTGCAAGCCGCACTCGAAGCCCGCCTCGCAGGCGCGAGCCGGGCATGGCTCCACGAGGCGCTCGCGGAGGCCGAAGCAGCGGCAGCGGCAGTGGCGGAGGCCGAAGCGGAGGCCGAGGCCGAGGCCGTCTCGCCCCGCCCGGCCGACCAGTGGGGCCTCCCCACCTGGGAGCGCCGCTTCGCCGAGGCAGGCCGCCACTGCCGTACGGTCCTGGTGGGCCAGGAAGGCGAGGACCTCGCCGACGCCGCCCGCGTCCTCCTCCTGCACGCCGTACAGCCCGACCACGCCACCACCACCCGCCTCTACTCCCACGGCACCGCCGCCGAGCGCCGCGCTGTGCTTCTCGCTCTGCCCCACCTGGGCGGACTCGGCGACCGGGCCCTGCCGTTGGTCGAAGACGCCCTGCGCACCAACGACACCCGTCTCGTCGCCGCCGCGGTCGGCCCGTACGCCGCCGAGCACCTCGACCAGCACGCGTGGCGGCACGCCGTACTCAAGTGCCTCTTCACCGGCGTACCGGTCGACGCCGTCGACGGCCTCCCCCTGCGCGCCCGGCACGACGCCGAGCTCGCCCGGATGCTCCGCGACTACGCCGCCGAACGCACCGCCGCAAGCCGCCCAGTGCCGGACGATCTCCACCGCGTCCTCGTCCTCACGGCCGGCCCGGACCTCACGGCCGCCGCCCCCACAGAGGAGTCCTGA